CTTGTAGATtggattttattgatttttatgtgaaaaaatatttatttataacttttactttatttgTGTACatatgcaagctgcatagataaagactTTGAATATACTCTAAGTACCATGAGATCCACAAGTCACGTgaatcattaaattaattagaaagtgaACTGTGTATtctaaatttgttcctagttgattcaaccttctaaaacaaaaataaaaagtcGTTCGAGCTCGAGACTATATCTGTGATGTTAAAGCCACGTTTCATTGGTATGAACATGGAGATGTCCAATTATACAAATGAGTGATCATAGATGATTTCACTTAACATCATGtgattatcacttatcgagtgattTAGTCCAAAGTTATgtttgtacatcattagtctttTGACTCGGGACAACATGGATGCTCTACATACTAGCACTGCACTTTGATTCGCTTACCGACTCCATAAGCCTTATCAAGTGGTGAAGTCGGATATAGTTTCGACATATGTAAGAGCCGATATATTGTAGTTGGGATTCACCTTTCACTTTTACACATgtggatatcatatgtgatctgtTGAGTTAATTGTGCAAAGAATCTCAGTATAACATGTGCATTACGAAAAGATTTCCTTAATTGCACATACGAAGTCACAATAATTACTCAAATATAATTTACATCATTATATAATTCTTTTGTAACTTTCCGTATACCAATGTTTGCATAATCGATctagatatatgagttgaaaggaccgtattgtacgctaaccataatttacTAGTTTTTGAGGCACTATCATTGATACATGGGAGATCATGGGACGGCGCTACTAGACGcttttaccatgattcgatgggcaCAATAAAacttgagttctaacattcttgatcaaggggttgatgaaaagaatgagactAATTATGATATGCCTGAATAAGGACAAatgttgtcctgaatcacatgaagttgaAAAACTAACGACTATCTATATTCATGAACTATTAAAAGTCACACAAGTATTGAATTATGTGTTTTCATTGAGATAttcaaattcaaagagttgaatttgacaactgtaattttaaagaaatcaaacagattgcttataaatgagtttataattggatattttatttagaaaaatatacaTGAGATATTTGACGAGGCTAAAACACATGGTATTCAAGTGTTATAGGAGAATCATGATTATATTGTTGAGAGataataaatatgtatttatcAATATTTGATACCGCAACACAAGAAAATCTCATAAAGAGTCTCTACACTCTCTATTATCCCTCCTCGAGAAAATTTCAGCCTGCACTTTTGACAAGGTTGACTCATGGATTTTCGTCATgtcaaaatactaaaaaaatgtTCCGGTTAATTTGGTATCTatctattaataaataatagttatttaatttaattatatgtagTACTgtcaaaagtttaaaaatactatatagttatttaattatatgatatatcaaaaaattgaaaaatattaataaaattagtaCATTCGTATATTTTCAAAAGCATGAGATATTTGACAAACCTAAAACACATTATATGTATTATCAGTAGTTAATTACATAACACAAGAAAATCTCACTTAGATTAATCACTACACACTCTCTTCTCCCTCCTCGATAAAATTTCACTTTTGACAAGGTTCTCAGACACCCTTTTTGACTAAGGAACGAAATTCAATTTCTCGGCCAAATTTGAGTAATAAGTCAAAATAAACAGTAAGCCAATTTCATTAAGGAGGTAACTATTTTCTTGGTCACCATGATCTATACAGAGTTACGACCAACACCCATTCTTTTGAAAAGAATTTCTTGGCCACCACCACAACTTCATCATATATATCACCGTCGTATCGTCTCCATCTTCTGGTGATCCATTCTCAATGCAAATTTTGTCTAAATTTTTAGTGCAATCAAAGCAATGAACAAATCTTTCAATCTTATACTTAATTCTTGGAGAATTGAAGAAAGATGTTTGATCTAGTACATATCGTTAGTAGGGATTTAAAACAAGAACTATATCCATTAATCTTGGAATAGTTTAGTGTCCAGCATAACAAAGATAAATAATACTAAACATCATATGCATtgatttaaatcatacaacgtccaataatattttgattgtaaaaattaaaatttctttgAAAGTTTTAAACTTACGTTGCATCTtaagtaacaaaaaaaaaaataaaaaaatacttcaACAGTATTGAAATCGCAACACCAAGGATTTGAGAAATAGAGATGGAGAAATCTGATTTAGGGCTTCTcgttttaattgatttttagcGCCTTTTGTGAATTGTTAGTATTGTCCATCGGATGTCTTCTCAAATCTCACcattttaactattttttttatttttaatcttaatttttaaaattatttgaaggagaaatttttttttaaaagacggtctcatgaatctttatttgtgagacgggtcaaccctaccgatattcacaataaaaagtagtatcattagaataaaaaataatattttttcatggatgacccaaataaaagatccgtctcacaaaatacgacccgtgagaccgtctcacacaagtttttgccaaagtTGAGAGGGGCCGGGCAATTCATCTACTACAGAACCTTACACTAAAAATTTGAAGGGGTGATAATTTGTGGGGactcggacgctaatcatgttcttaattatcattgggacaatttaatcgattctaataaacagggtctaaattttttttttaaaatacaaagcggaaacgtaatgtaaatcaatccgaaatacatattaaacataaacttaCAAATCTTGTAGtatttataataattcaactaggttcaactacatatcagtgatgaatcctaatttacttctgagcccggatctccacgctaactagtcttgtctcgttctcttcatgaccctgatcctgtcccacctgttgtcttgcacacatacaaacaagacaacagccggataactccggtgagaattaaatTTCCAGTATAAACTAAGTATACATGcattcatataaacaatataaaagcatgcatcagatatacataacatgtatcgaaatcaaaacatgaatcaatactctaaacaagtaccaaaatcaggaacataattcaatatcaaataaggaatcacactctgtgactctcagactcaaactcgactcatttctaatctatggattccggtgtgaataagacgtaacaagtctcccacctactctcccaatcgtggtagcggtacgtcttattcctagacttcggtcatgtctgtatcgaatatctacaatcggagtcgagcttctcctatgcttcgataccaccgaacatctagtacttggcaattctaccaaggcttacctatctcatgtacattgctataattcaatagataaagcataaccgtatcaaattaaaaacaatatagtatgtgattttgggaaactcaaatcggatctaattcgagttgtgcaatcccgaatcaacattgctttacacctttgtcttctcggtctgacaaagacgaagtctcgcactccaatctgtccatacccaaatctggcaatgacaatatcaatatgcaaaATATCAATGTACAACTCAATTTACGACcagttctgatcaatactcaaatcaagacaTACTCTGATCAATGTAAATAAAGTACgatataatctcaatcaatattgaatctgatcaatatcaatctactgatgtttcgacggcataataatacaatctcaataacctcgtcaatctcaacatcacggatataataccagaactcataatcagtGTCAATACCACTCATAATCTCagtaataacatattataatctCAAATCTGTACAAATCTCGATCATATCaattctgaaaaatcataacaattacatacaccgtctgttcttcgatctgacttcaaatatacgatgtctactgtatcagaaacaccatatctgattcatattcaattctggcaatatcataatttcaaatcatatctaaacgtaacaaaacttacgtcctgttgtatcctgcgtcgataggaacacagtaccgaagtcggattcaaaatctaacggacggatcttgcacaatcgAAATCTAAAATCAAGAATGTGAGTTGGCTTCGTTCCTCCGTTTTTCCCTCTTTCCTTTCCTCTGAACGAAGgcttgtatgtatatatattcacACGTTGCATGTAAAGGTTAGGTGGCTCGCCCTTTGTAAAAcacgtctcgtgcatatgcgtgacctcaaccggcgcatatgcgcgagacctactggtcttcGCGATAAGcttctcggcagctcgcgcatatgcgcgcctcatctccgcgcatatgcgcgagttacTCTGGACTCCGCatgcacagctcgcgcatatgcgtgtacctctttcgcgcatatgcgcgaggttctctgcccaactcgcgcatatgcgcgcctcctggtcgcgcatatgcgcgaggggtactgtcctcgcacataattCATGTATTTTCTCGTCTTTCCCGGTCTAATCCGTTtcgtctataatcacatcaatttatcAGCAAATCATTCCGGATTACAATAATCagaatctcgggccttacataaTTTATATTTTGGACAAAAATTTAGCTGACCTAATTAATCCGACGTAGCTAAGGAGGACTGGACGAGTCAAGTGATGTTAGAGAACAATTCAAACACAGAATTTAGAAGTTTTTATATAATGGTAAATGCCACTAGGACAAGATTCAGAGTTCCAATTCGggaaaaagtcaaaatttcCTCCCcgagtatttaaaaaaatgatggatttatttatttttaaattttaattcacGGTTACGAACATTTATCTATATATAAGCAAAAAAACCTTCCCTTGAACCAATCGAGGCGAGAGAGAAATGTAGTTGATGTAAATTAACTTACATTTCTTGGAAAGTTTATTTGAGAATctctaaaacaataaattatgtGTGTATCTTTCCAGCAAAAATAAGACACATTTTTGTTGTTGGATCTCTGACTCGATCTACAAATAAACCTCTCGAACAAATTtcatgaataatattttattctttttacgATCGTCGGAGTATCACTAAAATATTCCGATCACATGCACATTTTAAACCATCGGAGATAATTGACGATTTTTCAAGAATTACCCGAGAGAGAATACATGTGTATTTTGTGTGTTGTATAAAATGTATTCTATGATATATGTGTATAGATGTCAATGGGGAGGGCATGATTAGACCCAAGACCTGCCCCATGACGGGCATGGTTAGACCCAAGGCCTGCCCCTTGAAGAAAATTTTGACCCATTACCCTCCCCACCCCTGTTAAATATTCTTCTAACCCGCCCCACCCCGAATACAAAACGGGGCCAGTTAGACCTGTGAGACCCgtgagacccgaattttttttaaatgaaaacaatatttttcttcttacgttactgaattataaaacaaacaagCCGCTAAATACAACATAATATaaaactaattcatgtcttcgaTCGCACTTAATAATGACAAACAAAGTATCTTCACGacataatgaattacataaaaaaaaagagctattagttttccaaaaaaaatattgacatcCCCAAATGGACGAcgttaataaaactaaaaccctAAAGTATTTGTATGCACATAAATGGGTCGGTTATGGGCCgggtattataggacccatgaccTGCCCTATAACCGGACGGGTCTGAAAAATTAGACCCGAGACCCAccccatgacccatttagtatgtCCAAACCCACCCCAAACGGGACGGGTCTATTGCGGATCTGGGTAAAACtcggacccattgacatccATATCAGTATGTGTCAACTGAAAGCTACCTATATTTATAAACTTTCTAGTTTGGCCAACAAGAATTCTACTCTCTCAAATTATGGATACACTTAATTGATAAATTTCagatatcaaataatatatttcggGATTATATGAGATAAATCTAATCTCttatttatgtatatttaaaagagtatgtctcttatgagacggtcttattaatctttatctgtaagatgggtcaatcctaccgttattcataataaaaagtaatactcttagcataaaaaataatattttttcatggatgactcaaataaaagattcgtctcacaaaatacgatccgtgagaccgtctcacacaagtttttacctattTAAAATTCCAAACACATAAAAACCTTGAATATATATCCTATATATCTAAATCCAAACGTCCAAATACAAcattaaagtaattaaaatttaatgggAGAATTAATTAGTTCATTATATATTAGTCAATGATTAACCAATCAAATTAAATTCAATGGGACCATGCATTAGCTGTAAATgtgcaagaaaatattgttCTCTAAATGCCAATTATGTCGTTGTTTCACTTTTATGTATCCAgtcaatttttttccctttggattcggcattttattttaaataaatgatcaCTGTCCTTATCATAtcctaaaattacaaaattatcccttctattttatttttgtttagctTAACTAGTTTACTAGCATTCTGAACaaattacaaattaaaaataaattttgtatcATCTAATTTGATACTACTGTAAAACcttgtttcttttcttcttatttttttaaagtgtTTTTCATCGGAGAACTGATGTGACACTAGACATACATATTAGCAAGCATCAATCACATATCAATATTTTATGATGACATAACAGCACTTCAACAAAACGAATCGAGATTGTATCCAAACAAAGTGAAAAAAAATTCTCTCTCTCAAGTAATTTTAATATCTGTTTATCTAATTgttgtttcaaaatttttaagaatAATTTAACTAgcatttattataaaaataattgtgaCAATAGTTTTTTATTTGggggggtggggtggggtgggggggggggggttatCTTATAAGTAGCACGTCAAGAATATGTCGATGCTTCACCATTTTATATTTCAGCTAGGCTTAATTTTTATAATGGACCTTGAAATAAGTctaagattttgattttttttaattatattagttTATTTGATGAGACTAACTAATAAACTTCTGTACGGAATCATTGACAATATAAAATCATAATccaattataaattaattgttCAATTGATGAGGGCTATTCTAAGGATAGGTTAATAGGacaaaaaacattttatattaaattttgaggtACCAAATTtgcaaaaacataaatttacaCTTAGCGTCCAAATTCAGACACACCATCATAGCTAGTCATTTCACCACAAAATACTTTGAAATCTTGAAATTCAATCGATAATAGATTCTATCCTACGTTAGGTGAAACTACCAGATAGTGTCAAAGTAATTGGATCTTGtaaatttcttatatatatattataaaagatccacccaatattatttttatacaattCTTTTCCTAAGAAAGTAAATGTAACTTTGAACTcatatgtaaaaaataatattcctCCATATCTATGTCATGATATATATANNNNNNNNNNNNNNNNNNNNNNNNNNNNNNtatatatatttaaaatagtaGTTGTTGAACGACTTGTCTTTGGATATCctttatgaaattattcaagTCTAACCGGTTGCAATGTGCTTGGAGTTTCATCGgtttgaacaaatatttgatccGGGTACTTTGTCGGATGATATCTTGAAGCTCGAGCTCAGATAATCTGCTTCTTGACTTTGAACGACTTGAAATGATACAGCGGTCCGAAAACCTGAAAGtacaatttaaagaaaaaatgaatCTGAAACAACGTACTCGATGTTGTTTTTTTATCGATCACCAAAAGTTaggtaaataaaaatattctaacAAAGTGGAACTACAAGATAGTCTCAAAGTAATTGGATCATGAAAATTTCTTATATCTTTTACTATTATACAAAACAAGAGAGTCTCTTGTTAACTTCTTTGATCCAACTTGATTACACCAATATAATTATACATGAATATCTACAAACATAACTGTGAGAGTTTCATatttaaataccaaaatattcatgataaaaAACTGTCAACTTTCTCCACCTACTCTTACAAACCGTAATGCAGTTTTTTCTCTCACTAAACTCccttaatttctattttttacgttttgtttttatttttttagtcttCTTCCTTTGAActgattttgaaaatgttaaagcACGTGTAGAAAatttaattgtgaattttttgtccaatttatgcgtaaaaattttgtatatacatacatagtGTGTGCCACAATTACTAAAAGATCtacaattttctttttataCAACCTTTTCCCTAAAAAAATAGGCGTGAGTTAGGTTTATAAGGTAGCTCAAACATTACACTCTataactttaaaaatatatataactaattaaTTGAGATTAAAAcatgagtaggtttcttgtgagacggtctcacgaatctttatctgtgagacgagtcaaccttaccgatattcacaataaaaaataatactcttagcataaaaaataataatttttcatggatgacccaaataagagatccgtctcacaaaatacgacccgtgagaccgtctcatacaagtttttgtcttaaaaCATATCTCTCGATTTCTTCAGTAGCTTGTGATGCATGTTACCAAATCACACCCAAAGGTcaatgcacacacacacacacacatatatacattgaaatattttaatatttaacacAACGTGACTTGTGCGTGTTTGTGTGTTCAATAGTTAATTGACGCTTGTTTTATTGGTTAGTCATatcaaaattcatattaaattaataaggATCTATCTTCTTCTCTGTCACAGAAAACGACATTAATTTCTACACTGTGACATCTTTCTTTAGTTCTTGGATCTCTGCAAACTAAAATATGTGTAGGGTGTGGGGATTTGTAGCAGAAAACAGTACCTAGaaagacataaaaaaaaaaaccctcaaCTTTTCCTTGAAGAAATCCACGACGGAACAAGCTTTTCACAATGTTGTGTCactaaaagttttttttttctttcttctgcCCACTTTTTGTTGCATCACAACACAAAATTCCAGAAACTGAAAAGtctaaatttataataatctGAATCACACCATGCCCCTTCAAATCTCTCTGATTTGTACTTACTTACAGTCAGATTCAATCAGTAGTAGTAATAGTACATCCCCTTCTCATGTGTCTTGTTGTCATCATTGAACATGAACAAATTACTGTTGCTGTTAATGATCATTTCCTTAATTTCCTCAAGATCATACTCCAACTGAGCCCCATTTTCTACTGCCTTCTGATCAAGATTTGGAGCTGATAAATCCGCTTGAACATCAAGATCAGGACCTCCAGTGATGATCTTTCCGTGATTATGAAGCATGAACTTTTGGTTATCCGCAGAGATGAAACCCTGATTCCAACACCCCATTTCTTCTTGTTTAACTATATGATTATCTTTTCCGTGGCTGATTTGGCTGCAACTTCCATCAGATGAGGAACAGCTTGCTTCATGGTTCACTCCGAACATTAATATGTTGTCATTAACCGGATAATAACACTGCAAATCCATTAAACCCTCCTGGTTTTTCTGACGAAAACAAGAATACTTAGTGCTGTTGTTATTGTAGTTTAAAAGACTTTGAGGAGTTGAAATGGAAGCTTCAGATGTAGCAGATGGGGTGTAAATTAATGAGTTATTATAAAACTGAGACAAGCTCGGTAGAGATTGGAACTGAGATAACAATGGAGCTTGAAGATTGCTTGAAAATGGTGCAATTTTTGCTTGCTGTGAAGGAAGCAATCCCATTATCTTCTTCTTAAGTTTGGTGTTCCAGTAATTCTTGATATCATTATCAGTTCTTCCAGGTAACTGAGCAGCAATTATGGACCAcctgaaataaatatttgtgaACAATAAAAGATTTTCCGTGACAAGAAAGTTTCGAGGTTTTGCATAAAGAAGAGGTCACTTTAAAAGTATTCATCGGCAACCTAAAATTTGATATGCATGCATGAAACTGTCTAGAAATGGAAGATTTTCTTGACATTACGTGTAAAATGATCAGCACTTGGGTTCCCACAGACTCTGTGTGTGATATTTCCAAAACCaggtattttttttctttcttttcatcTCTGGACTTATTATTTCtttccatattcagtttgaaaatattttgggcTACAGTCATTTGGCACAGGTaacatttcaagaaaatttaGGGATTTGCTCAAAGTAGCTGGtacaaattttatcttaaaaaagCCAAGAAacacataaataaattaattatatatgataaAAGGAGTAGATTTTCCCACCTGCTTCCGATACTGGCATAAAGGGTGCAAATGATTCTGTCTTCTTCATCAGAAAATTCACCATGTTTGATATTTGGTCTCAGATAATTGAGCCACCTTAATCTACAGCTCTTTCCACATCTCTTCAACCCTGATAATTAATTTTTCCCCAATTAATCAATCCATTAAAAATATCCTAAAGAAACAGAAGATGAAAAGAGAAATATAAGTAGTCGTGTATTTTCTAATTATAAACTAAGTACCAGCTTTCTGAGGCAAAGCAATCCAATTCCCAGCAGTTCCATATTTTCCTATGAATTCTCTAAGCTTAGCATCTTCTTCAGGTGACCATGGACCTTTCTTCACATTAGCTTTATCACAGCAAGGAGCCCTTCCCATTCCTCTCTCTTTCTCTTTTTTGAAgagtaatattaattttatggaTTGTCCGAGAAACTTGTCTCTTTACGTTTATTTATTGAGTTGGTGCAAAACAGTAAAAAGCCAGGACCATGAATAATTTCCTTGATGGACTAAACAAGTCAAAAAGGAGATATATGGggttcttaattaattttttcttcaGGAAAAACAGTTAATTTAGATTTCTCActttgtcaattttttttttctaatttgtcaaagttttttttttatactgtAATTTTGAGGGTTTTAGTACTATTTTACCTAAGTGTTGACATATTATCAATCTTCGATGTCACATCGATATTTTTCAGTGTCATATCAGTATTTTCCGATGACACATCGGCTTTCCGACGAAACGGGAccaaaaccaacaaaaatacaaagttACATAATAAACACAACTTTGACAAGTTAGATGactaaatcataaaatattaccAGACTGAATTGATTATTTTCTCATAATTAACTTCATGCCTTGTCTATTCCTTGTATTTCAATATTcggtttgattaaatttaattaataagcttaaaattgaTTAGAATGTAGTTGAATTGGTTCGTTGTTAGTCTTGTGAATTAGTCAATTTGTTGGAAAAAAAAGAGTATATTAGACAGCTAGTTTTGATCATGAGTGTGTTATTTATATTCTCTCATTTTGAAACGCACTCTATGAATAAGGAAATATCACATATGTGGATggaagtatttaatttaattttaaaattataataaaatgatttatataattgAGATTTTGAAATACATTAATTTGGTTAGAAAAACAactcaaaattaaaattgaagaaTTTGCAACCTACAAATTAAAATGATGTTAATTAAAATTACctaaacaatttaaattattttgataaaataaatttaaaacaactAGTCTAAACAGCTAAATCACTTTGAAGAGATACATGGCGAATGAGCG
This genomic window from Primulina huaijiensis isolate GDHJ02 chromosome 7, ASM1229523v2, whole genome shotgun sequence contains:
- the LOC140981419 gene encoding uncharacterized protein — its product is MGRAPCCDKANVKKGPWSPEEDAKLREFIGKYGTAGNWIALPQKAGLKRCGKSCRLRWLNYLRPNIKHGEFSDEEDRIICTLYASIGSRWSIIAAQLPGRTDNDIKNYWNTKLKKKIMGLLPSQQAKIAPFSSNLQAPLLSQFQSLPSLSQFYNNSLIYTPSATSEASISTPQSLLNYNNNSTKYSCFRQKNQEGLMDLQCYYPVNDNILMFGVNHEASCSSSDGSCSQISHGKDNHIVKQEEMGCWNQGFISADNQKFMLHNHGKIITGGPDLDVQADLSAPNLDQKAVENGAQLEYDLEEIKEMIINSNSNLFMFNDDNKTHEKGMYYYYY